GATCGCCCACGTCGAGGGCCGCTCCTCGCTGGGACGGCTCGCCGTCGTCGTGCACGCGTCGTTGCCCGCCGACGAGGAGGTCTTCCTGTGGACGCCGGAGGACGGATACGGCTTCTACGAGATCGGCGACATCGTCAAAAACGAGCGCCCGGCTCACGCGGTCGCGTTTGACCCGAAGACGCTTCGCGTGAGCACCCACCCGGTGACGAACTACATCACGAATCCGACGAAGCGGATCTACCGCGTCACGCTCGAGTCCGGACGACAGGTACACGTTACGAAGGACCACAACCTGTTCACGATCGACGAGTGGGGCGGCGTCACCCGGATTCCGAGCGAGGACGCCGAAGGAACGCACGTGATGGTTCCCGATCAGCTCCCCGGACCGCGCGGGACGGAGACGGAGCTGGATCTCGTGACGCTGTTCGAGGGAGACGACGAGATCGTCGCGTACGCAGCCGATGGGTTGGGAACCGTTCGATGGACCGACGATATCGGACGAACGACTCGCCGGCACTACGAATCGAGAAACGCGGCCCCGCTCTCCTGTGTCTCATCGGTGAAGACGCCGGACGACGCCGAGGTTGCGTTCAAACAGAGTGACGCGCGGCTTCCCCGACATCTCGATATCACGCCCGAGTTCGGGTGGGTCCTCGGCTTCTACATCGCCGAGGGCTCCGTCCGCCGAAAGCAGGTCCAGATCGCGAACACCGACTCGGAGCTGCTCGACCGCGTCGAATCGTGGTTCGAGCAGTACGGGACAAGTATCTACCGGCGGGAACGAAACGACGGCGTCGAACGACTGACCGTCTGTTCGGCACTCTGGGCGAAACTGTTCCGGCGGTTGGCGGGTGAGGGTGCCGAAAAGAACGTCCCGGAGCGTGCGTGGAACTGGTCCGACGACGTACTAGAGGCGCTGCTCGAGGGGATGCTCGACGGAGACGGCTGTCGGCGCGAGACGAGAGACACGCTATACACGGCAAACGAAGCGCTCGCCGACCGAACGCTGTATCTCGCGAGTCGGCTTGGACTGTTGAGTTCGACCTACAGCAGGGAACGCGAGAACTATATCGAACCGAGCGACGTTCACAACAGCGGCACCGAATGGGCGATCGATCTCGCTTCGGACGCTCACAAGCGGGGTCAGTACGTTCCCGTCCCAAGCGAACTGCTTCGATCGCTCCGCGAGGAGGCAGAGCTCCGTATGATCGACGCCGCAGAGAAGATAGGCTACTCCTCGAAATCGAGCATTTCGAACGTCGAAAACGAGGAGTACGGCTCGGTGAAGCGATCGACGCTGCGTCGGTTCTGTGACGTCTACGCCGACGAAGGTGCGGACACCGAACGGCTCGAGCAGCTCCTCGAGGGAGGGGTCCGGTTCGAGAAGGTAGCAGCCGTCGAGGAGACCGATCGCGTCGAGCCGACCTACGACCTCGAGGTACAGCCGAACGGACGGACAATCGAAAACTTCCTCGGCGGCCGGGGCGGGGTGTTTCTGTCGAATACGGCTGGCCTTTGCGACCCCGGATACCGCGGCCAGATCACCCTCGAGCTGTCGAACCTCGGCACTGCGCCTGTCGCGCTCACGCCCGGGATGCGGATCTCACAGCTTACCTTCACCGAACTCAAAACGGAGGCGGAACGACCCTACGGTAGCGAGCGGGGCTCGAAGTATCAGGACCAGCACGGTCCTCAGGCCTCGCGCATCCAGAGTGACGACGAGTTCGGCGGCGACCAGCTCGAGCGGGAGGACTAGACCCGATCGGAGGCGACGACTCCTAGGACGATTCCGACGGCCGCGCCCGCGGCGACCGACGAGCTGAGATCGAAGTGTAGCAGGTACGCCGACAGCGCGGTTCCGAGCACGAAGCCGATGGTGAATCCGGCGAACCCACCGGTTAGCCGGCGCTGACGGGGTGGGGTCGACTCGGCGAGCCCGGTCGCGACGCTTGCAACCGCGACGGCACCGGCCAGCGCGCCGACCGGAAGGCCGACGAGCAGTCCCACTCCGAGCAGCTGGCGGGCGAGCTCGCCGACGGCGACGCTGACGATGAAAAACGTCGCGACGCCGGAGCCGATCACGAGCCCGATCGATTGGTCGGTCATCGCGAGTGGATTTCGTCGACAGCGGGATAAATCGTCCGTACGCGACTGACCCGAGGACGCCCGCGCGCTCGCGCATGTCGGTTGGCCGGACGATGCCGATTTGTGCGCTCGGGTGGGAGGTAGTATCATGGGGGAGCAGATCCTCGTTCCTGTCGACCGATCCGCCCACTCCGATCGCGCGCTCGAGTACGCCGTCGACTCGTTTCCCGACGCCGAACTCACGGTCCTGCACGTCATCAACCCCTCGAGCTACTGGTACGGCAACACGGACGGCTACATCTACAGCGACGAGATCGAGGCGTGGCTCCGCAATCGGGGCGAGGCGGTGCTCGAGGACGCACGGCGGACGGCAGCCGGGCACGACCGCGAGGTTCGCACGGAGCTGAAGCTGGGATCGCCGTCGCGGACGATCACCGAGTACGTCAACGCGCGTGGAATCGACCACGTCGTCCTCGGCAGCCACGGTCGGGACGGCGTCTCGCGGATGCTGCTGGGTAGCGTGGCGGAAACCGTCACCCGGCGCGCACCCGTTCCGGTGACGATCGTTCGCTGATCGCCGGGAGCGGACCCAGGAGTTATTTCCGCGGCGCGCGTCTGCTCACTTACGAGATGCAATTCGTCGAAGAGATCGTCGTCGACGAGTTCCTGCCGACCTTCCGCTCGCTGCTGGCCGGCGAGCTCCGGGAGCGGGGACTCACGCAAAGCGAGGTCGCGGCGGTGCTTGGCATCAGCCAGAGCGCCGTCTCGAAGTACGCCCACGGTGACGTGACGGTCAACGACCGCATCGCCGACGACGAGCGGGTCACCGCCCTCGTCGACGAGCTCGGCGAGGGGCTCGCCAGCGGCGATATGGCGCCGGTACAGGCACTGATCGAGACCGAGGTGCTGATTCGCGAACTCGAGAACGGGAGCGACCTGCTCGCCCAGCTTCACGAGGACGCCGTCCCCGAGCTGGCCGACCACGGCTCGAGCTTCCGGGTACACGACCCCGAGAGCGAGCTTCGGACCAGCGAGCGGGTGTTGTCCTCGCTGCGGCGCGGGCTGCGGATCCTCGAGAACGCCAGCGGGTTCGCCACCCTGATCCCCGCGGTCGGCTCGAACCTCGTCGCCTGTACGCCCGACGCCGAGGACGTCGACGACGTCGCCGGCGTTCCAGGTCGGATCTTCGACGTGAAGGGGCGGGCGACGGTCCCTAAGAGCCCGGAGTTCGGCGTCTCCGAGCACGTTGCGACGGTGTTGCTCTCGGCGCGCCGTCACGGCTCCGAGGCGTCGGCGGCGATCAACGTCGCCTACGACCCCGACCTACTCGAGGACCTCGCCGCGCAGGGTCACGTCACCGCCGAGTTCGACGAGTCGGACGACGTCGACGAGAGCGTCGGCGCGGTCATCGAGGACCAGCCCGACGCGACGGTGCTCTACCAGACGGGCGGAATGGGGATCGAGCCGCTAATCTACGTGCTTGGCTCCGACGCGGAGTCGGTCGCCGACAGCGTCCGCCAGCTCCTGTAGCATGTCGGCGAGTACGAGCGACGAGAGCGCACAGGAGTTCTACGGCCGCTGGGCGCGCCTCTACGACTTGATCGCGCGCCGCACGCCCGGCATCCCCGCGCTCCGCCGACGGGCCGCGGCCGCCTGCCGGCTCGAGCGCGGCGACACCGTCGTCGAGATGGGCTGTGGGACGGGCGCGAACCTCCCCTCCCTGCGCGAACAGGTCGGTCCCGAGGGGACCGTGATCGGGATCGACTTCACCGAACCCGTCCTCGAGCGGGCCCGCGAGCTGACCGCCGAGTACGACAACGTTCACGTCGCCCGCGGCGACGCGACCAGCCCGCCCGTCACCGAGGACGTCGACGCCGTCCTCGCGACGTTCGTCGTCGGCATGCTCGAGGACCCCGCGGAGGCCGTCGACGACTGGTGTGACCTCGTCGGCCCCGGGGGCCACGTTGTGCTTGCCAACGCCGCCCGGAGCGACGCGTGGTACGCTCCGCCGGTCAACGCCGTCTTCCGGGCGATCGTCGTTCTCTCGACGCCGCCGACGACGAAACTGCGCTACGAGGACGCCCCCCACCTGCGCCTCGATGCGAAGATCGACGCGGCCCACGCGCGGCTCCGGGAGCGTTCGCGGGCGATCGCTGACGAGACCCACGTCTTCGGGGTCGTCCGGCTGACGGGTGGGCGGATCGGCGAGGCTTAGGTCGGCGCTTCGAGCCCCTCGTACTCGCGGATCCGTTCGCGGACGTCGTCGTCGATCGGCGCCGGAGAGCCGGTCTCGCCGTCGGTGTGGACCATCACGGTCTCGGCGGTCGCGGCGACCTCGC
This genomic window from Natronococcus occultus SP4 contains:
- a CDS encoding LAGLIDADG family homing endonuclease: MHASLPADEEVFLWTPEDGYGFYEIGDIVKNERPAHAVAFDPKTLRVSTHPVTNYITNPTKRIYRVTLESGRQVHVTKDHNLFTIDEWGGVTRIPSEDAEGTHVMVPDQLPGPRGTETELDLVTLFEGDDEIVAYAADGLGTVRWTDDIGRTTRRHYESRNAAPLSCVSSVKTPDDAEVAFKQSDARLPRHLDITPEFGWVLGFYIAEGSVRRKQVQIANTDSELLDRVESWFEQYGTSIYRRERNDGVERLTVCSALWAKLFRRLAGEGAEKNVPERAWNWSDDVLEALLEGMLDGDGCRRETRDTLYTANEALADRTLYLASRLGLLSSTYSRERENYIEPSDVHNSGTEWAIDLASDAHKRGQYVPVPSELLRSLREEAELRMIDAAEKIGYSSKSSISNVENEEYGSVKRSTLRRFCDVYADEGADTERLEQLLEGGVRFEKVAAVEETDRVEPTYDLEVQPNGRTIENFLGGRGGVFLSNTAGLCDPGYRGQITLELSNLGTAPVALTPGMRISQLTFTELKTEAERPYGSERGSKYQDQHGPQASRIQSDDEFGGDQLERED
- a CDS encoding universal stress protein encodes the protein MGEQILVPVDRSAHSDRALEYAVDSFPDAELTVLHVINPSSYWYGNTDGYIYSDEIEAWLRNRGEAVLEDARRTAAGHDREVRTELKLGSPSRTITEYVNARGIDHVVLGSHGRDGVSRMLLGSVAETVTRRAPVPVTIVR
- a CDS encoding thiamine-phosphate synthase family protein; this translates as MQFVEEIVVDEFLPTFRSLLAGELRERGLTQSEVAAVLGISQSAVSKYAHGDVTVNDRIADDERVTALVDELGEGLASGDMAPVQALIETEVLIRELENGSDLLAQLHEDAVPELADHGSSFRVHDPESELRTSERVLSSLRRGLRILENASGFATLIPAVGSNLVACTPDAEDVDDVAGVPGRIFDVKGRATVPKSPEFGVSEHVATVLLSARRHGSEASAAINVAYDPDLLEDLAAQGHVTAEFDESDDVDESVGAVIEDQPDATVLYQTGGMGIEPLIYVLGSDAESVADSVRQLL
- a CDS encoding class I SAM-dependent methyltransferase gives rise to the protein MSASTSDESAQEFYGRWARLYDLIARRTPGIPALRRRAAAACRLERGDTVVEMGCGTGANLPSLREQVGPEGTVIGIDFTEPVLERARELTAEYDNVHVARGDATSPPVTEDVDAVLATFVVGMLEDPAEAVDDWCDLVGPGGHVVLANAARSDAWYAPPVNAVFRAIVVLSTPPTTKLRYEDAPHLRLDAKIDAAHARLRERSRAIADETHVFGVVRLTGGRIGEA